From the Chloroflexus aurantiacus J-10-fl genome, one window contains:
- a CDS encoding complex I subunit 4 family protein: MNLLGLPILSLLLWLPAFGALIILLQPAGRPALYRWTAMSAALATFVVAGIVIGLFYTGPYGPVSGVVVGPPLQFVDSIAWLPAFGASYFIGVDGINLWLVGLTAFLAPFAIAATWQRQTRSLRLLLALLLLAETAFLGVFLAQDMLLFYVFYELALIPMVFLVGMWGGHGRAAAALKLFLYTFSGSLLMLLAIIGLHILHRNAIAAVEPGYTGTFALNQIVADLRAGLFTLDPLVARLLFGAFFVAFAIKLALWPFHTWLPDAYSVAPTPVAIILAGLMAKFGVYGLIRFNATLFPEVMSWVAPVVAVLAVIGIIYGALIAFTQRDMQRMIAYASISHMNFVALGVMALNTIGINGALFQMVAHGVMMAALLLIVAVIEERRDSRDFSTLGGLWQVTPVYAGLTLLTLLAMAGLPGLSGFVGEFTMLQGIFTSPLLGWPFAIGAAIGIILAAVYALRVFHMGFMGEVRNTAHLDLPDLQRCELLTLGVLAAAMVVLGLFPNLLLSGTTGSVQGLVDALTPAVQAAAQLNGW, translated from the coding sequence ATGAACCTGCTCGGCCTACCCATCCTGTCACTGTTGCTCTGGTTACCGGCGTTTGGCGCTCTTATCATCCTGTTGCAGCCGGCTGGTCGCCCTGCGCTTTATCGCTGGACAGCGATGAGTGCAGCTCTGGCGACATTCGTTGTTGCGGGAATTGTTATTGGTCTCTTCTATACCGGCCCATACGGCCCGGTCTCCGGTGTCGTCGTTGGCCCACCACTACAATTCGTCGACTCAATCGCATGGTTACCGGCATTTGGCGCCAGCTATTTCATTGGCGTTGATGGGATCAATTTGTGGCTGGTCGGTCTGACTGCATTTCTGGCGCCATTCGCGATTGCAGCGACCTGGCAACGACAAACGCGCAGCCTGCGCTTGCTTCTGGCACTATTGCTCCTGGCCGAGACTGCGTTTCTGGGTGTGTTTCTTGCCCAGGACATGCTGCTCTTCTACGTCTTCTACGAGCTGGCCCTGATCCCGATGGTATTTCTGGTTGGGATGTGGGGTGGTCACGGTCGAGCCGCAGCGGCTTTGAAGCTGTTCCTTTACACCTTCAGCGGTTCACTGCTGATGCTGCTGGCGATTATCGGTCTGCACATCCTGCATCGCAACGCGATAGCAGCGGTTGAACCGGGTTACACCGGTACGTTCGCGCTGAACCAGATTGTGGCCGATCTGCGGGCCGGTCTCTTCACGCTTGACCCGCTGGTTGCCCGTTTGCTGTTCGGGGCATTCTTTGTGGCATTTGCGATCAAACTGGCGCTCTGGCCATTCCACACCTGGCTGCCTGACGCATACAGCGTGGCCCCGACGCCGGTCGCAATTATTCTGGCCGGTTTGATGGCAAAATTCGGCGTCTACGGTTTGATCCGCTTCAATGCCACCCTGTTCCCCGAAGTGATGTCCTGGGTAGCCCCGGTTGTCGCTGTACTGGCCGTGATCGGGATCATTTACGGCGCACTGATCGCCTTCACGCAGCGCGACATGCAGCGAATGATCGCGTATGCCTCGATCAGCCACATGAACTTTGTAGCCCTCGGCGTTATGGCACTGAATACCATTGGTATCAACGGAGCGTTGTTCCAGATGGTTGCCCACGGTGTTATGATGGCTGCGCTCTTGCTGATTGTGGCTGTGATTGAGGAACGCCGCGATAGCCGCGATTTCAGCACCCTTGGCGGTTTGTGGCAGGTGACCCCTGTCTACGCCGGTTTGACATTACTGACCCTGCTGGCGATGGCCGGTCTGCCCGGTCTGAGCGGGTTTGTCGGTGAGTTCACGATGCTTCAGGGCATCTTTACCTCGCCTCTGTTGGGATGGCCGTTTGCCATCGGGGCGGCAATTGGGATCATTCTGGCTGCGGTTTACGCGCTGCGGGTGTTCCACATGGGCTTTATGGGTGAAGTCCGCAATACCGCTCATCTCGATCTGCCGGATTTGCAGCGCTGTGAATTGCTGACGCTGGGTGTGTTGGCGGCGGCAATGGTTGTTCTGGGCCTGTTCCCCAACCTGCTGCTGAGTGGTACAACCGGTTCTGTTCAGGGTCTGGTTGACGCTTTGACGCCGGCAGTGCAGGCCGCAGCCCAGTTGAATGGGTGGTAG
- a CDS encoding ABC transporter permease subunit, producing MTTRTMFVNLLAAEWIKISRRPMALLLLGIFLLLTALQQTLWFLVVALQEGVFSGGQVTFSLLSDAAIAQIKLQLSLPGVFGAMLSAINGTGGILAIILTAGIFGSDFNWGTLRILLTRAPHRGAYLLAKLVALQLALLVAILITLVLGTLLALLFGAVLGLPQRIGFLEVLLLPVGILRALVVMLPYTLIAGASAIFGRSVIAGVGGGLIFLAFDVSAGSLNTIGAVDPLIRTLVNLLLQPNINRLVVENSRMFGLDQSVLTSALDLSLLPSQWQALIIVAVYSAIFGYSAYRTLSRQDIGGAN from the coding sequence ATGACTACTCGTACCATGTTTGTGAATCTGCTGGCGGCGGAATGGATCAAAATTTCACGCCGACCGATGGCACTGCTGTTGTTAGGTATCTTTCTGCTGCTGACTGCGCTGCAACAGACCCTCTGGTTTCTGGTTGTGGCTCTGCAAGAAGGCGTGTTCAGTGGTGGGCAGGTCACCTTTAGCCTGCTCAGTGACGCAGCGATTGCACAGATCAAACTCCAGCTCAGTCTGCCCGGTGTGTTCGGCGCGATGCTGAGTGCGATTAACGGTACCGGTGGCATCCTGGCGATTATCCTCACCGCCGGGATTTTTGGGAGCGATTTTAACTGGGGAACGCTGCGTATTCTGTTGACGCGAGCGCCGCATCGAGGTGCCTATTTGCTGGCTAAACTGGTAGCGTTGCAACTGGCATTGCTGGTCGCCATTCTTATCACGCTTGTCCTCGGCACCCTGCTGGCACTGCTCTTCGGTGCGGTACTTGGTTTGCCACAACGCATCGGGTTCTTAGAGGTGCTTCTCTTGCCGGTTGGTATCTTGCGGGCATTAGTGGTGATGTTGCCCTACACCCTGATTGCCGGCGCCAGCGCTATCTTTGGCCGCTCGGTGATCGCCGGCGTCGGTGGCGGTTTGATCTTTCTCGCTTTTGATGTGAGTGCCGGTTCGCTCAACACCATCGGCGCGGTCGATCCGCTTATTCGCACGCTGGTCAATCTCTTGCTCCAGCCTAATATCAACCGACTGGTCGTCGAGAATAGTCGAATGTTCGGCCTCGATCAAAGTGTGCTGACCTCGGCCCTCGACCTCAGTCTGCTGCCATCGCAGTGGCAGGCGCTGATCATTGTCGCAGTCTACAGTGCTATCTTTGGCTACAGCGCCTACCGCACGCTCTCCCGGCAGGATATTGGTGGTGCGAACTAA
- a CDS encoding ATP-binding protein — protein MSTPSPSPANSAPGGERSIQIKGNVTQSTLITGDNVQIFQRSLPEPVRTVFEDFITYYTDDVFGGREAELNALDAVLHDPNPYTLLVAPTGRGKSALLVRWVARLLQQGDWRVIFVPISIRFQTNKEQLVLHTLAYSLADLHDDLAQFQQYDRSSPDALRALIKDYLRRPLPDGVRCLLVIDGLDETVGWEVRTLLVIPANSRLKVVASARQRADRGYDAWREHLGWHVHRCRHFPLATLNRAALTDLLRAQGEPFATRAADPAFITQFERVSEGDPLELQSVDQSPARRHTDP, from the coding sequence ATGAGCACGCCATCACCTTCGCCAGCCAATTCTGCACCGGGTGGTGAACGTTCAATACAGATTAAGGGTAATGTCACACAGAGCACCCTGATTACCGGTGACAACGTACAGATATTTCAGCGCTCACTGCCGGAACCGGTACGAACCGTATTCGAGGACTTCATCACCTATTACACCGATGATGTGTTTGGTGGTCGCGAGGCGGAACTCAACGCCCTCGATGCTGTCTTGCATGACCCCAACCCCTACACCCTGCTGGTCGCGCCGACCGGGCGCGGCAAGAGCGCCCTGCTGGTGCGCTGGGTGGCCCGCCTCTTGCAGCAGGGCGACTGGCGAGTGATCTTTGTTCCGATCAGTATCCGCTTCCAGACTAACAAAGAACAACTGGTGCTGCATACGCTGGCTTACAGCCTGGCCGACCTGCACGACGACCTGGCCCAGTTCCAGCAGTACGACCGCTCATCGCCCGATGCGCTGCGGGCATTGATCAAAGATTATCTGAGGCGCCCCTTGCCCGACGGAGTACGCTGCCTGCTGGTGATTGATGGTCTGGATGAAACGGTGGGCTGGGAGGTGAGAACGCTGTTGGTCATCCCGGCGAATAGCAGGCTAAAAGTGGTGGCGTCAGCCCGCCAACGCGCCGACCGTGGCTACGATGCGTGGCGTGAACATTTGGGCTGGCACGTTCACCGTTGTCGGCACTTCCCCCTTGCCACGCTCAACCGTGCTGCGCTGACCGACCTGCTGCGGGCGCAGGGAGAGCCATTCGCAACTCGGGCCGCCGACCCGGCGTTCATCACCCAGTTCGAGCGGGTCAGTGAGGGCGACCCGCTCGAACTGCAATCTGTTGATCAAAGCCCTGCGCGCCGGCACACTGACCCCTGA
- a CDS encoding ribose-phosphate diphosphokinase: protein MGSRFDEMRIFAGNGNLPLARAISERLGVPLGDVTIVKFSNENIFVRLNESVREKDVFVIQSLSMPDLSDRIMELLILLDACKRASAGRITAVIPYYAYGRTDKKDQPRVPITARLLADMIQVAGAHQVMTIDLHAGQIQGFFSIPMDELTAMNLLVRYFADKGWNDLIVVSPDVGFAKRARNFAEALNAPLAIAEKRRLQHFDRKDGSLTVPEILNLIGDVRGKRCLIVDDEIATGSSILEVVQLLEKEGASEIYACCVHPVFAGNAIERLRASPIRELVVTDTLPVAPERRWPGLTILSVSTLIAEVIQRIHSGVSVDTIFQHRRHPALS, encoded by the coding sequence ATGGGAAGCCGCTTCGACGAGATGCGGATTTTTGCCGGCAATGGTAATCTACCACTGGCCAGGGCCATCAGTGAGCGCCTCGGCGTTCCGCTGGGTGATGTTACCATTGTGAAGTTTAGCAATGAGAATATCTTTGTCAGGCTTAATGAAAGTGTACGTGAAAAGGATGTCTTCGTTATTCAATCACTGTCAATGCCCGATCTCAGTGATCGGATTATGGAATTGCTGATTTTACTCGATGCCTGTAAGCGTGCCTCTGCCGGGCGGATTACCGCTGTCATTCCTTATTACGCTTACGGGCGTACTGATAAGAAAGACCAGCCCCGTGTACCGATTACCGCCCGCTTGCTGGCCGATATGATCCAGGTTGCCGGCGCGCATCAGGTGATGACGATTGACCTGCACGCCGGGCAGATTCAGGGCTTTTTCTCGATCCCGATGGATGAACTGACAGCCATGAATCTGCTGGTGCGCTATTTTGCCGATAAGGGCTGGAACGATCTGATTGTCGTCTCGCCCGATGTTGGCTTTGCCAAACGTGCCCGCAACTTCGCCGAAGCCCTGAATGCGCCGCTGGCGATTGCTGAAAAGCGCCGGCTGCAACACTTTGATCGGAAAGACGGTTCACTCACCGTTCCGGAAATTCTGAATCTGATCGGTGATGTACGCGGCAAGCGTTGTCTGATTGTAGACGACGAGATTGCCACCGGTAGCTCGATCCTCGAAGTCGTGCAGTTGCTCGAAAAGGAGGGCGCGAGCGAGATTTATGCCTGCTGCGTCCACCCGGTGTTCGCCGGGAATGCTATCGAGCGCCTGCGGGCAAGTCCGATCCGCGAGCTTGTGGTGACCGATACATTACCGGTTGCTCCGGAACGACGCTGGCCCGGCCTGACAATCCTCTCGGTCAGTACGTTGATTGCTGAAGTCATCCAGCGCATCCATAGCGGTGTGAGTGTCGATACGATATTTCAACATCGTCGCCATCCAGCATTAAGCTAG
- a CDS encoding NAD(P)/FAD-dependent oxidoreductase, producing the protein MHNEPIWNDGTIPTFPALNDEIAVDVCVIGLGGSGLSCIYELLTLGVRVAGIDASTVGGGAAGRNGGFLLAGLAAFYHNAVAKLGRERVAAIYRLTISEIERMAALMPTIVRQVGSLRIAASPEELADCTAQMTAMRADDLPVEAYRGPEGEGLLIPTDGAFQPLHRCIWLARQVERGGALLFTHTPALDISGTTVHCSQGTIHARQVIVAVDGGLERLLPELRATVRTTRLQMLATAPDPHCTIPRPVYTRWGYDYWQQLPDGRIALGGCRDRFAESEWDAPPQPSPAVQSALEQILRERIGSQAAIERRWAAQVAYRRDSILPIARQVRPGVWAIGAYNGTGNVIGAICGRAVAHAAIRGQTQLLDLLGMDG; encoded by the coding sequence ATGCACAACGAACCGATTTGGAATGATGGGACAATTCCCACTTTTCCGGCACTCAACGATGAGATTGCGGTTGACGTATGCGTGATTGGGTTAGGCGGATCGGGGTTAAGCTGTATTTATGAACTGCTGACCCTTGGCGTTCGTGTGGCCGGCATTGATGCCTCGACTGTCGGTGGTGGGGCGGCAGGGCGGAACGGTGGATTTTTGCTTGCCGGTCTGGCCGCGTTCTATCACAACGCAGTAGCCAAACTTGGTCGCGAGCGGGTGGCTGCTATTTATCGCTTGACAATCAGTGAAATCGAACGAATGGCAGCACTGATGCCGACGATTGTGCGCCAGGTGGGGTCGTTGCGTATCGCCGCATCGCCAGAAGAACTTGCCGATTGCACAGCGCAGATGACAGCAATGCGTGCCGATGATCTGCCGGTCGAAGCGTATCGCGGGCCAGAAGGCGAAGGTCTGCTCATACCAACCGATGGCGCATTCCAGCCGTTACACCGCTGCATCTGGCTGGCCCGGCAGGTCGAGCGCGGCGGTGCGCTCTTGTTTACGCACACGCCAGCGTTAGACATCAGCGGGACAACGGTTCACTGTTCGCAAGGCACCATCCATGCCCGCCAGGTCATCGTCGCCGTTGACGGTGGTCTTGAGCGATTACTGCCCGAACTCCGCGCTACCGTGCGCACCACTCGCCTCCAAATGCTGGCGACAGCCCCCGATCCGCATTGCACTATTCCCCGGCCCGTGTACACCCGCTGGGGTTACGACTACTGGCAGCAACTTCCCGATGGTCGCATTGCGCTGGGCGGTTGTCGTGACCGCTTTGCGGAGAGCGAATGGGATGCGCCGCCACAACCCTCACCGGCAGTCCAGTCTGCGCTCGAACAGATACTGCGGGAACGGATCGGTAGCCAGGCAGCGATTGAACGGCGCTGGGCTGCTCAGGTGGCGTACCGTCGCGATAGCATCCTGCCGATTGCCCGCCAGGTTCGCCCCGGCGTTTGGGCTATCGGTGCCTACAACGGTACCGGCAACGTGATCGGTGCGATCTGTGGTCGAGCTGTAGCGCATGCCGCTATTCGTGGACAAACGCAGTTGCTGGATTTGTTGGGGATGGATGGCTGA
- a CDS encoding universal stress protein — protein MEESTNGRIVAALHDFQRLRWRADIEHLLARLQGRSDDLLPFEEVRQRVHAKLAGERQLREIPLNAIVGSVGRYHDFNRSFLPRRDDNWQRWSRVMAAVDSLHGWPPIEVYQIGDAYFVIDGNHRVSVARQMGMNHIQAYVVPLKARAPVDPSMTLEEIIIAGEYADFLEATRLDELRPGCDLRVTVAGQYDKLRQQIEHIQQRLTTADHTPSLSEAACVWYDQVYRPIAELIHERGLLRDFPQRSTTDLYLWLCDHRDELSKQLGWDISLTQAIEDLTEAPGRAEQLLDRMIPDNLEPAVPAGVWRRNRTLDPASWLFREVLVPVNGTPDGWQVLEQILAWAQREPIRPLGIHVVRSVNQRNSAAAQAVAREFIERCAAAGVHGECAIDVGTIDRIIRERTRLVDLVAIQVNHPPGRSPLARLTSGLRTILRCSVRPVLTVPRAVEHVERLLLAYDGSRKAEEALYLATYLAARWQLSLNVVTVLEGKAEAEQVRLRAFRYLERYNIAAGYILERGEPAAAIIHAAEQTRSDLVVMGGYGHRDPLSDLVIGSTTEALLRSRRLPTIICQ, from the coding sequence ATGGAAGAATCAACCAATGGACGCATTGTTGCGGCATTACACGACTTTCAGCGCTTGCGCTGGCGTGCCGATATTGAGCATCTGCTGGCCCGTTTGCAAGGCCGGTCTGATGATTTGTTGCCGTTTGAAGAGGTGCGTCAACGTGTACACGCAAAACTGGCCGGTGAACGCCAACTGCGCGAGATTCCACTCAATGCGATTGTCGGCAGTGTTGGTCGTTATCACGACTTCAACCGCAGTTTTTTGCCACGCCGCGACGATAACTGGCAACGCTGGTCGCGGGTGATGGCAGCCGTTGACAGTTTGCACGGCTGGCCACCGATTGAAGTCTACCAGATTGGCGACGCCTACTTCGTTATCGATGGCAATCACCGCGTCTCTGTTGCCCGTCAGATGGGGATGAATCACATCCAGGCGTATGTTGTGCCATTGAAGGCACGAGCGCCAGTTGACCCGTCGATGACTCTGGAAGAGATCATTATTGCCGGTGAATACGCCGATTTTCTCGAAGCGACCCGCCTCGATGAATTACGCCCCGGCTGTGATTTGCGGGTCACGGTTGCCGGTCAGTACGATAAATTACGCCAGCAGATCGAGCACATTCAGCAGCGACTCACGACAGCCGATCACACACCATCGCTCTCTGAAGCGGCATGCGTCTGGTACGATCAGGTCTATCGGCCAATAGCCGAACTGATCCACGAGCGCGGTCTGCTGCGCGATTTTCCCCAGCGCAGCACCACCGATCTCTATCTCTGGCTCTGCGATCACCGCGATGAGCTGAGCAAACAGTTGGGCTGGGACATTAGCCTCACCCAGGCAATCGAAGACCTGACAGAGGCGCCAGGACGGGCTGAACAATTGCTTGACCGGATGATCCCCGACAACCTCGAACCGGCGGTTCCAGCCGGTGTCTGGCGACGAAACCGTACTCTCGATCCGGCATCCTGGCTCTTTCGCGAGGTGCTGGTGCCGGTAAACGGCACGCCGGATGGGTGGCAGGTTCTCGAACAGATTCTGGCCTGGGCACAACGCGAGCCGATACGACCGCTCGGTATCCACGTGGTACGCAGTGTCAATCAACGCAATTCAGCAGCCGCTCAGGCGGTGGCCCGTGAGTTTATCGAACGCTGTGCTGCCGCCGGTGTCCACGGCGAGTGTGCGATTGACGTCGGTACTATCGACCGAATCATCCGCGAGCGTACACGCCTGGTCGATCTGGTAGCGATTCAGGTCAATCACCCACCCGGACGCTCGCCACTGGCCAGGCTGACGTCTGGTCTGCGCACTATTCTCCGCTGCTCGGTACGCCCGGTCTTAACGGTGCCGCGTGCGGTAGAGCATGTTGAGCGGCTGTTGCTGGCGTATGATGGTAGTCGCAAAGCTGAAGAAGCGTTGTACCTGGCCACGTACCTGGCCGCACGCTGGCAATTGTCACTCAATGTGGTCACTGTCCTTGAAGGAAAAGCTGAAGCGGAACAGGTGCGATTACGGGCATTTCGCTATCTCGAACGGTATAACATTGCCGCCGGTTATATCCTCGAACGGGGTGAACCGGCGGCAGCGATTATCCATGCTGCCGAGCAGACCCGCAGTGATCTGGTGGTGATGGGAGGCTACGGTCATCGCGATCCGTTAAGTGATCTGGTGATCGGCTCGACCACCGAAGCTCTGCTGCGCAGCCGCCGGCTACCGACAATTATCTGCCAGTAA
- a CDS encoding HIT family protein, producing MTSVFTRIVRGEIPAFKLYEDDLTLSFLDINPAARGHALVIAKPELPGLLDLPPELVSAVALTTQRVARAIVEALKPDGFNVIQNNGAAAGQVVFHYHVHIIPRWEGDRSVKLWRPGTMSMDDLRAVADEILAHI from the coding sequence ATGACATCGGTCTTTACGCGAATTGTCCGCGGTGAAATTCCGGCGTTCAAGCTGTATGAAGATGATCTGACCCTCTCGTTTCTTGACATCAATCCAGCAGCACGCGGTCATGCGCTGGTGATTGCCAAACCCGAATTGCCTGGTCTCCTCGACTTACCTCCTGAGTTAGTTTCTGCTGTAGCTCTCACAACGCAGCGCGTTGCACGAGCAATTGTTGAGGCACTCAAACCGGATGGTTTCAACGTCATTCAAAACAACGGTGCAGCCGCTGGCCAGGTTGTTTTTCACTATCACGTACATATTATTCCGCGCTGGGAAGGGGATCGCTCGGTCAAGCTTTGGCGTCCCGGAACAATGAGTATGGACGATCTGCGGGCCGTTGCCGACGAGATACTCGCTCATATCTGA
- a CDS encoding ABC transporter ATP-binding protein translates to MNAIETIELTKRYGKRLAVDRLNLTVGKGEVFGFLGPNGAGKTTTIAMLLGLVRPTKGQAIVLGHDVQREPAEALRRVGAMIEAPAFYPYLSGADNLRVLARAGGIPAERVGQVLATVELSDRARDKVATYSQGMKQRLAIAAAMLPDPELIMLDEPTNGLDPAGTVEIRNLIRELAAGGRTILLCSHLLYEVEQLCSRVAILKEGKLIASGDVATLLRRGQGVRLRVQGDPGPAVSLLRTLSWVNSVTVQGDAILIDAPADRTAEINALLIRADIVVAEIGASHSSLEEFFLTVTKAE, encoded by the coding sequence ATGAATGCGATTGAAACCATCGAACTCACCAAACGGTATGGTAAACGGCTTGCCGTTGATCGGCTCAATTTGACCGTCGGCAAAGGGGAAGTGTTCGGTTTTCTCGGCCCCAACGGTGCCGGCAAGACCACGACCATCGCCATGCTGTTGGGGCTGGTGCGACCGACGAAGGGACAGGCTATCGTGCTTGGACACGATGTCCAGCGTGAACCGGCGGAGGCGTTGCGCAGGGTGGGGGCAATGATCGAGGCTCCAGCGTTCTATCCCTACCTCAGTGGTGCCGACAATCTCCGTGTTCTGGCCCGTGCCGGCGGTATCCCGGCTGAGCGGGTTGGTCAGGTACTGGCAACGGTTGAATTGAGTGACCGTGCCCGTGATAAGGTGGCAACCTATTCGCAGGGCATGAAGCAACGGCTGGCGATTGCGGCTGCCATGTTACCCGATCCCGAATTGATCATGCTCGATGAGCCAACCAATGGCCTCGATCCGGCAGGTACGGTTGAAATTCGCAATCTGATCCGCGAACTGGCCGCCGGTGGTCGCACGATCCTGCTCTGTAGCCATCTGCTGTACGAAGTTGAGCAGCTCTGTAGCCGGGTAGCCATCTTGAAAGAGGGCAAGTTGATCGCGTCTGGCGATGTGGCAACGTTGCTGCGCCGTGGGCAAGGGGTGCGGCTGCGAGTGCAAGGCGATCCAGGGCCGGCAGTAAGCCTCTTGCGCACGCTGTCGTGGGTCAATAGCGTAACCGTGCAGGGAGACGCGATCCTGATTGATGCCCCGGCGGATCGAACAGCAGAGATCAATGCGCTCTTGATCCGGGCCGATATTGTCGTAGCCGAGATCGGGGCCAGTCACAGCTCGCTAGAGGAGTTTTTCTTGACTGTGACTAAAGCTGAGTAG
- the radC gene encoding RadC family protein, producing the protein MISLRIHEQPIHDQPRERLARQGAGALSDAELLAILLRVGTNGTNVLQLAQQLLAESGGLQGLQRLDFQELCRLHGMGVSKAASVKAALEIGRRLARSAIEERFPIRSPADVATLLLVEMSHLDQEHLRTILLDTKNRVQQITTVYIGSLNSANVRVGEVFKEAVRRNSAAIIVVHNHPSGEPTPSMEDIEITRQLVSAGRLLDIEVVDHLIIGNGRYVSLRERGLGFE; encoded by the coding sequence ATGATCTCACTACGAATCCACGAACAACCGATCCACGATCAACCACGAGAGCGGCTGGCCCGCCAGGGGGCAGGAGCGTTGAGCGACGCCGAATTACTGGCTATCCTGTTGCGGGTTGGCACCAACGGTACCAACGTCTTACAACTGGCGCAACAACTGCTTGCAGAAAGTGGTGGGCTGCAAGGACTACAGCGCCTGGACTTTCAAGAGCTTTGTCGGCTGCATGGGATGGGGGTGAGTAAAGCGGCCAGCGTCAAAGCCGCGCTTGAGATCGGGCGTCGTCTGGCCAGAAGCGCTATCGAGGAGCGGTTTCCCATCCGCTCACCGGCTGATGTGGCGACACTGCTGTTAGTCGAAATGAGTCATCTCGATCAGGAGCATCTGCGCACGATCTTACTCGACACCAAAAATCGGGTGCAGCAGATCACCACGGTATATATTGGCAGCCTCAACTCGGCAAATGTGCGCGTCGGCGAGGTGTTCAAAGAGGCGGTGCGGCGTAACAGCGCTGCTATCATCGTTGTCCATAACCATCCATCGGGCGAACCGACACCGTCTATGGAAGATATCGAGATCACCAGGCAACTAGTTTCCGCTGGTCGTCTGCTGGATATTGAGGTGGTCGATCACCTGATTATCGGCAATGGCCGCTACGTCAGTTTGCGCGAACGAGGTCTGGGGTTCGAGTAG
- a CDS encoding lysylphosphatidylglycerol synthase transmembrane domain-containing protein, with the protein MEQKAPATSLRTSLRKSILTSLAIGLAVVIVISLFSDLRAVGNDLLSFDWMLLPLILVGTIINYWLRWLKWDYYLRYLKLDRNIDRSTSGLIFTAGLVMSVTPGKMGEVLKSFLLRQRNGTAISRSAPIVLAERLTDGIAMLLLMGLGLTLYPPARPLFIVLVLLTIAGIVIVQRQALALSIIRFVACLPFGQRVAPRLETIYTTTAQLLHWRILLVSTLISVVSWGFECVAFFFVLMGVGSDPSWLLLLQATFIFAASTLFGLVSFLPGGLGASEVSSVGLLVALVGLSASAATTATIVIRFCTLWFGVLLGVIALAWLSRRSATAGVQDDVTSLSDVSEVL; encoded by the coding sequence ATGGAACAAAAAGCACCTGCAACTTCACTGCGCACCAGCCTGCGCAAATCAATTCTCACCTCGCTCGCCATCGGCCTGGCGGTCGTGATCGTGATCAGTCTGTTCAGCGATCTACGTGCCGTCGGTAATGATCTGCTGTCATTCGATTGGATGCTGTTGCCGCTGATCCTGGTTGGCACCATCATCAATTACTGGCTACGCTGGCTGAAATGGGATTACTATCTACGCTACCTGAAGCTTGACCGCAATATCGACCGCTCGACCAGCGGTCTCATTTTTACTGCCGGTCTGGTCATGTCGGTAACACCGGGCAAGATGGGAGAAGTCTTGAAGTCATTTCTGCTGCGCCAGCGCAACGGCACCGCGATCAGCCGGTCGGCGCCGATTGTTCTGGCCGAGCGTCTGACCGATGGCATTGCCATGCTTCTCTTAATGGGATTGGGGCTGACGCTCTACCCGCCGGCGCGACCACTGTTTATCGTGCTGGTACTGCTGACGATTGCCGGGATCGTGATTGTCCAGCGTCAGGCGCTGGCGCTCTCGATCATCAGGTTCGTCGCCTGCTTACCATTTGGGCAGCGCGTGGCCCCTCGTCTGGAAACAATTTACACAACCACCGCGCAATTACTGCATTGGCGCATTCTGCTGGTTTCCACCCTGATCAGCGTGGTTTCATGGGGTTTTGAGTGTGTTGCTTTCTTCTTCGTGCTGATGGGAGTAGGTAGCGATCCCTCGTGGTTGTTGCTGTTGCAGGCAACATTTATCTTTGCTGCCAGCACCCTCTTCGGTCTGGTCTCATTTCTGCCCGGCGGTTTGGGTGCATCAGAAGTAAGTAGCGTTGGTTTACTGGTGGCCCTGGTTGGCTTAAGCGCCAGTGCCGCAACGACGGCAACGATTGTGATCAGGTTCTGTACACTGTGGTTCGGGGTATTGTTGGGAGTGATCGCACTGGCCTGGCTGAGCCGTCGTTCGGCCACAGCAGGTGTGCAAGACGATGTAACTTCGTTGAGTGATGTTTCGGAGGTGCTATGA